From Elusimicrobiota bacterium, one genomic window encodes:
- a CDS encoding AbrB/MazE/SpoVT family DNA-binding domain-containing protein — protein MSRALVRTHHQVTIPEDIRKKVHVEVGDPVDISISENGEIIIKPLKTIDPSQSWFWSKEWQESERDAEKAITNKEVIGPFTTAKDAIKALKKNKQ, from the coding sequence ATGAGCCGCGCATTAGTACGCACACACCACCAGGTGACCATACCGGAAGACATCCGGAAGAAAGTACACGTAGAAGTAGGCGACCCGGTAGACATCTCAATCTCCGAGAACGGTGAGATAATAATAAAACCGTTAAAAACAATTGATCCATCCCAATCATGGTTCTGGAGCAAAGAATGGCAGGAAAGCGAAAGGGACGCAGAGAAAGCTATTACTAATAAAGAAGTGATCGGCCCGTTTACCACCGCGAAAGACGCAATTAAAGCGTTGAAGAAAAACAAACAGTGA